The proteins below are encoded in one region of Ricinus communis isolate WT05 ecotype wild-type chromosome 6, ASM1957865v1, whole genome shotgun sequence:
- the LOC8288173 gene encoding CBS domain-containing protein CBSX1, chloroplastic has protein sequence MAYYSISLLMPHSFFNYHHPPPSLFPLLSSTSASKRHPSCFSRRSALRSRTSAINFSTLTNNGLPRNGMYTVGDFMTRKEDLYVVKTMTTVDEALGAMVEKKISGFPVVDDNWKLVGVVSDYDLLALNSISGGNQSGTNLFPDTDSSWKTFNEMQKLLTKNNGKVVGDLMTPAPLVVNETTNLEDAARLLLDTKYHRLPVVDGDGKLVGMIARENVVRAALQIKRASQN, from the exons ATGGCTTATTATtccatttctttattaatgcctcactctttctttaattatcaCCACCCGCCACCATCTTtatttcctcttctttcttcAACTTCTGCTTCCAAACGACACCCTTCTTGCTTCTCTCGACGTTCAGCTTTACGCAGTCGGACATCTGCTATTAACTTCTCAACCTTAACCAATAACGGCCTG CCGAGAAATGGGATGTACACGGTTGGTGATTTTATGACAAGAAAGGAGGATTTATATGTGGTGAAAACTATGACAACTGTTGATGAAG CATTAGGGGCTATGGTGGAGAAGAAAATATCTGGTTTTCCTGTTGTTGATGATAATTGGAAATTG GTTGGTGTTGTTTCAGATTATGACTTACTAGCACTCAACTCCATATCAG GTGGAAATCAGAGTGGCACAAACTTGTTTCCTGACACTGATAGTTCTTGGAAA ACATTCAATGAAATGCAGAAACTACTTACTAAGAACAACGGCAAAGTTGTCGGTGATTTGATGACACCTGCCCCACTGGTTGTCAATGAAACCACCAATCTAGAGGATGCTGCCAG GTTGTTACTCGACACCAAATATCATCGACTTCCAGTGGTAGACGGCGATGGCAAGCTG GTTGGAATGATTGCACGAGAAAATGTTGTTCGAGCTGCCCTGCAGATAAAACGTGCCAGTCAAAACTGA
- the LOC8288174 gene encoding abscisate beta-glucosyltransferase, giving the protein MESNPSPVEMFFLPFVGGGHQIPMIDIARIFASHGAKSTIITTPKHALSFQKSIDRDQKSGRPISIHILELPDNVDIADTDMSAGPFTDTSMLREPFLNLLHESRPDCIVHDVFHRWSGDAIDGAGIPRITFSGNACFPKCVQENMRRFKPHEKVSSDLEPFVVPGLPDRIELTRSQLAPFERNPREDDYLRRSVQQSFGVVVNSFYELEPAYAELLQKEMGNKAWLVGPVSLCNRNIEDKAERGQKTAMDQQSILSWLDSKEPNSVLYISFGSLARLSHEQLLEIAYGLEASNHQFIWVVGKTLKSTEEEEENVFLGGFEDRLRESGKGLIIRGWAPQLLILEHNAVGGFVTHCGWNSTLEGVSCGVPMITWPITAEQFTNEKLITDVLKIGVKVGSMEWSSFKDPPLGATVGRDKVETAVKRLMAEGEEAAEFRRRAKELGEKAKRAVEEGGSSYKNADALIQELISLKRN; this is encoded by the coding sequence ATGGAATCAAACCCTTCTCCAGTTGAAATGTTCTTTCTCCCATTTGTAGGTGGAGGCCACCAAATCCCCATGATAGACATAGCCAGAATCTTTGCTTCTCATGGTGCCAAATCCACAATCATAACCACTCCTAAGCATGCTCTATCCTTCCAGAAATCCATTGACCGTGACCAGAAATCCGGTCGCCCAATCTCCATCCACATCCTCGAGTTACCGGATAATGTCGACATAGCTGATACAGACATGTCTGCTGGTCCTTTCACTGACACTTCTATGCTTCGAGAACCTTTCCTAAATCTTTTGCATGAATCTAGACCTGATTGTATTGTTCATGATGTGTTTCATCGGTGGTCTGGTGATGCTATTGATGGTGCTGGTATTCCAAGAATTACTTTCAGTGGAAATGCATGCTTCCCTAAATGTGTCCAAGAAAATATGAGAAGATTTAAACCTCATGAGAAGGTAAGCTCTGATCTGGAGCCTTTTGTTGTTCCTGGTCTGCCCGACAGGATTGAATTGACTAGATCTCAGTTAGCACCCTTTGAAAGGAATCCTCGGGAAGATGATTATCTTAGAAGGTCTGTGCAGCAGAGTTTTGGGGTTGTAGTTAACAGCTTTTATGAATTGGAGCCAGCTTATGCAGAACTTTTGCAAAAGGAAATGGGGAACAAGGCATGGCTTGTAGGACCTGTTTCGCTGTGTAACAGGAATATAGAAGATAAAGCTGAGAGAGGCCAGAAGACAGCCATGGATCAGCAAAGCATTTTGAGCTGGCTTGACAGTAAAGAACCTAATTCGGTTCTTTATATCAGTTTTGGGAGCTTAGCTCGTTTATCTCATGAACAACTCCTCGAAATTGCTTATGGTCTCGAGGCATCCAACCACCAGTTCATTTGGGTGGTCGGAAAGACCCTCAAATCCAccgaggaagaagaagaaaatgtttTCCTTGGTGGATTTGAAGATCGGCTCAGAGAATCCGGAAAGGGACTAATTATAAGAGGATGGGCACCGCAGTTGCTAATATTAGAGCACAATGCTGTAGGAGGATTTGTGACTCATTGTGGATGGAACTCGACTTTAGAAGGCGTGAGTTGTGGAGTACCAATGATAACATGGCCAATTACAGCAGAGCAATTTACTAACGAGAAGTTGATCACTGATGTGTTGAAGATTGGGGTGAAGGTGGGAAGTATGGAATGGTCGTCGTTTAAAGATCCGCCGCTGGGGGCAACAGTAGGAAGAGACAAGGTGGAGACAGCAGTGAAAAGACTAATGGCTGAGGGTGAGGAGGCAGCAGAGTTTAGAAGGAGAGCTAAAGAGCTTGGAGAGAAAGCCAAGAGAGCTGTTGAAGAAGGTGGATCATCTTATAAAAATGCAGATGCTTTAATTCAGGAACTCATATCTCTCAAGAGAAATTGA
- the LOC8288175 gene encoding protein IN CHLOROPLAST ATPASE BIOGENESIS, chloroplastic, protein MVPVRRVMLLSTIHQRNRKQRRRVVTVTKSEANMRIGAVGVVHRTPPTANTFPRHNFRPRVRCFSSSGHVLFIKDVAVTQPPEHLHHLLKMLQTRGETIISPGSRQGLIPLIVPLSENQSGSVTALLRWPTAPSGMEMPVVEVRKHGVWLLAKNVDQYIHRIVVEEDASQCHGSNGELYDASSEAGEKLYRRGDFAESQIANVDQYILKKVGLFPDILERKVVHHFEQEDHVSAMVTGEFYTRKDLFPGFGRPFVFYAEILQKVRRTSEAKDAARVALKSPWWTLGCAYQEAASIAQWEDEQIEYVKEKVSEEGKREDLKKGKAAAQIALDEAAFLLDLASIEGTWADVTERIAECYIEAGFNDIAKFILYKD, encoded by the exons atgGTTCCGGTTAGACGTGTTATGCTCTTATCCACTATACACcaaagaaacagaaaacaGAGAAGGCGGGTAGTTACAGTTACAAAGAGTGAAGCAAATATGAGGATAGGAGCAGTGGGAGTGGTGCACAGAACTCCGCCGACAGCCAATACTTTCCCTCGTCACAACTTCAGGCCTAGAGTTAGATGCTTTTCCTCTTCTG gtcatgtattatTCATCAAGGATGTAGCTGTAACTCAACCTCCTGAGCATCTTCATCACTTGCTCAAAATGCTTCAAACTAGAG GTGAAACCATTATTTCTCCTGGATCCAGGCAAGGGTTAATCCCTCTTATAGTTCCCCTATCAGAAAATCAGTCAG GGTCTGTAACTGCACTGCTGCGATGGCCAACAGCTCCATCAGG AATGGAGATGCCAGTGGTGGAAGTTCGAAAGCATGGGGTGTGGCTTTTAGCCAAGAAT GTAGATCAATACATACATAGAATCGTGGTTGAAGAAGATGCCAGCCAATGCCATGGAAGTAATGGTGAACTCTATGATGCTTCTTCAGAAGCTGGCGAGAAACTATACAGAAGGGGCGATTTTGCTGAGTCTCAGATTGCTAATGTTGACCAGTATATCTTAAAAAAG GTTGGGCTGTTCCCAGATATCTTAGAGCGTAAAGTTGTGCATCATTTTGAGCAAGAGGACCAT GTTTCAGCAATGGTGACAGGAGAGTTTTATACAAGGAAGGACCTATTTCCCGGATTTGGACGGCCTTTTGTATTCTATGCAGAGATTTTGCAGAA AGTTAGACGGACCTCAGAAGCCAAAGATGCTGCAAGGGTCGCTTTGAAATCACCATGGTGGACTTTAGGTTGTGCTTACCAG GAAGCTGCTAGCATTGCACAATGGGAGGATGAGCAGATTGAATACGTCAAGGAGAAGGTGAGTGAAGAGGGTAAACGGGAAGATTTGAAGAAAGGAAAGGCAGCTGCCCAG ATTGCATTGGATGAGGCTGCCTTCCTATTAGATTTAGCTTCTATTGAAGGAACTTGGGCTGATGTCACAGAGCGAATTGCTGAATGCTATATCGAGGCTGGATTTAATGATATTGCAAAGTTTATATTGTACAAagattga